The Anaeromicrobium sediminis genome includes a region encoding these proteins:
- a CDS encoding 5'-deoxyadenosine deaminase, with protein MSTVKISKGTIVTMNKGREIFKGDIFIKDDRIDEIAPSIERNADIEIDAEGKVIIPGLIQTHIHLTQTLFKGMADDLELLDWLRKRIWPLEGNHTEETNYISAKLGLAELIKSGTTSIIDMETVNHTEATLNSIDESGFRAIVGKCMMDYGTGVPNSLMENTEESIRESVRILKKWHKSRNGRIQYAFAPRFVVSCTEELLVKVRDLSKEYGVMVHTHASENRGEIELVEKDRGMRNIKYLHKLGITGEDLILAHCVWLDDEEMRILADTGTKVAHCPNSNLKLASGIAKIPELLNLGANVSIGIDGAPCNNNLDIFREMRSAALIQKARLLSPTVMPAEKVFELATLNGAKAMGMEDDLGSLEVGKKADIVIIDLNKISNAPNAGANIISQLVYSASASDVETTIIDGKIVMKDRELLTLNEKSIMSDANRLIKGQMDKLKI; from the coding sequence ATGTCAACGGTGAAGATTTCTAAAGGAACAATCGTAACTATGAATAAGGGACGAGAAATTTTTAAAGGTGATATCTTTATAAAGGATGATAGGATAGATGAAATTGCCCCATCTATTGAGAGAAATGCAGATATAGAGATAGATGCAGAGGGGAAAGTTATAATTCCTGGACTGATACAGACCCATATCCATCTGACTCAAACATTATTCAAGGGGATGGCAGATGACTTAGAGCTTCTTGATTGGCTAAGAAAAAGAATATGGCCACTAGAAGGAAACCATACTGAGGAAACAAATTATATTTCTGCAAAGCTTGGATTAGCAGAACTTATAAAAAGTGGTACCACATCAATAATAGATATGGAGACAGTAAATCATACTGAAGCTACCCTAAACTCCATAGATGAAAGCGGATTTAGAGCAATAGTAGGTAAATGTATGATGGATTACGGGACAGGTGTTCCAAATAGTCTAATGGAGAATACTGAGGAATCCATAAGGGAGAGTGTTAGGATATTAAAGAAATGGCACAAAAGTAGAAATGGAAGAATTCAGTATGCATTTGCCCCAAGATTTGTTGTTTCGTGTACAGAGGAATTACTGGTTAAGGTTAGGGATTTATCAAAAGAATACGGAGTTATGGTACATACCCATGCGTCAGAGAATAGAGGAGAGATAGAATTAGTTGAAAAGGATAGGGGTATGCGAAACATTAAATATTTGCATAAGCTTGGAATAACAGGAGAAGATCTTATATTAGCCCATTGTGTATGGCTTGATGATGAGGAAATGAGAATATTGGCGGATACGGGAACGAAGGTGGCCCACTGTCCAAATTCTAATTTGAAGTTGGCCTCAGGTATTGCAAAAATTCCAGAGTTACTTAACTTAGGAGCTAATGTATCAATAGGGATTGACGGTGCACCTTGTAACAACAATTTGGATATATTTAGAGAAATGAGGAGTGCAGCACTAATTCAAAAGGCAAGACTTCTTAGTCCTACTGTAATGCCAGCGGAGAAAGTATTTGAGTTAGCCACATTAAATGGAGCTAAAGCAATGGGGATGGAAGATGACCTTGGAAGTTTAGAAGTAGGAAAAAAAGCTGATATTGTAATAATAGATCTTAACAAGATCAGTAATGCACCTAATGCAGGAGCTAATATCATATCACAATTAGTATACTCCGCATCGGCTTCTGATGTTGAAACAACAATTATAGATGGAAAAATTGTTATGAAGGATAGAGAACTTCTAACCTTAAATGAAAAATCAATTATGAGTGATGCAAACAG